In Sulfuracidifex metallicus DSM 6482 = JCM 9184, a single window of DNA contains:
- a CDS encoding DNA-directed DNA polymerase I gives MSKQLTLFDLIPNNSNAEKKSEEKRADSLEAKTRKELRKEEQSNLPKRKTKVWMSEAQEGKIYFLLQVDYDGDKGKAVCRLYDKDTQKIYYLYDNTHHKSYFLVDLDVDKVNKINKITKDPSFDHVETVVKIDPYTHKKITLTKIVVKDPLAVRRMREHVPKAYEAHIKYFNNYIYDLGLIPGMPYLVKGKVLKEAKPTLSEDEVKEVDKAFSDSDQMTKETSKEWMPIFESEAPDLKRVAVDIEVFTPIEGRIPDPVKAEFPIISIALAGNDSKKLVLVLKRDDVNLGSTKLPDGLEVKTFNTEVDLLTEFFNILPDYPVLLTFNGDDFDVPYIFFRALKLGFFPEEIPFQINTDDTKYLAGIHIDLYRFYFNKAVKTYAFDGKYNEYSLDAVASAMLGLSKVKLDKSISDLDMTKLIEYNYRDSEITLKLTTFNNNIAMKLIILLARMSRMGIEELTRTEVSTWIKNLYYWEHRRRNWLIPLKEEILERSSSIKTASVIKGKGYKGAVVIDPPAGVFFNVVVLDFASLYPSIIRTWNISYETVDLNDCKNIREVKDETGNVLHNICFDRPGITAVITGLLRDFRVKIYKKKAKQAKDAEQKTFYDVVQRAMKVFINATYGVFGAESFPLYAPAVAESVTALGRYVITSTVSHARSLGVKVLYGDTDSLFLYNPTQEIVEGMIKWVKDQFGLDIEVDKSYKFVAFSGLKKNYFGVYPDGKVDIKGMLVKKRNTPEFLKKSFAEVKDILVKVNSPDEMRNVKKEVTDKVRSIYTGLKNKDYNLDELAFKIMLSRGVEHYKKTTPQHVKAAEQLKEAGVQVLPRDIIMFVKVKTKDGVKPVQLAKLNEIDADKYLDAVRSTFEQILKALGVSWDEIASGLSIDNFFSSF, from the coding sequence ATGAGCAAACAGCTTACTCTATTTGACTTAATACCTAACAATTCAAACGCTGAGAAGAAGAGTGAGGAAAAAAGGGCAGATAGCCTAGAAGCTAAAACTAGGAAGGAACTCAGAAAGGAGGAGCAAAGTAACTTGCCTAAGAGGAAGACAAAGGTATGGATGTCGGAAGCTCAGGAGGGTAAAATATACTTTCTACTACAAGTTGATTACGACGGCGACAAAGGAAAGGCAGTGTGTAGACTTTATGATAAGGACACTCAAAAGATATATTATCTCTATGACAATACGCACCACAAGTCCTATTTTCTAGTCGATTTAGACGTGGACAAGGTAAATAAAATTAACAAAATTACCAAGGACCCTTCGTTTGATCATGTAGAAACAGTTGTCAAGATCGATCCTTATACACATAAGAAAATTACACTAACTAAAATTGTAGTAAAGGATCCTCTTGCAGTTAGGAGAATGAGGGAACATGTGCCGAAAGCATATGAAGCGCACATCAAGTATTTTAACAATTACATTTATGATTTAGGCTTAATACCAGGAATGCCTTACTTAGTTAAGGGGAAGGTATTAAAAGAAGCCAAGCCTACCTTGTCTGAGGATGAAGTAAAGGAAGTAGATAAAGCGTTCTCAGATTCCGATCAGATGACCAAAGAAACCTCGAAGGAATGGATGCCAATTTTCGAGTCCGAAGCCCCAGACCTCAAGAGGGTTGCGGTAGATATAGAAGTATTCACCCCTATTGAGGGCAGAATTCCTGACCCAGTTAAGGCTGAGTTTCCTATAATAAGCATAGCCCTAGCTGGCAATGATAGTAAGAAGCTAGTTTTGGTGCTAAAGCGAGACGATGTGAATTTAGGCAGTACAAAGTTACCTGATGGTCTGGAAGTGAAGACTTTCAATACAGAAGTAGATCTTTTAACGGAATTCTTTAACATTTTGCCAGATTATCCAGTTCTTCTAACGTTCAATGGAGACGACTTCGACGTTCCATACATCTTCTTCAGGGCACTAAAGCTTGGTTTCTTTCCTGAAGAGATTCCGTTTCAGATAAATACGGATGATACAAAATACTTGGCAGGAATTCACATAGACCTTTATCGCTTTTACTTTAACAAGGCAGTCAAGACTTATGCATTTGACGGTAAATACAACGAGTATAGCCTTGATGCAGTAGCTTCAGCTATGCTAGGTTTAAGTAAAGTTAAGTTAGATAAATCCATATCAGATTTAGATATGACCAAGCTTATTGAATATAACTATAGGGATTCTGAAATAACGCTAAAACTTACAACATTCAATAATAACATTGCTATGAAACTAATTATTTTGCTTGCCAGGATGTCAAGAATGGGAATAGAGGAGCTAACGAGGACCGAAGTTTCGACGTGGATTAAGAACTTGTATTACTGGGAGCATAGGAGAAGAAATTGGCTCATTCCTCTAAAGGAAGAAATATTAGAAAGATCATCCTCAATAAAGACAGCATCTGTAATAAAAGGTAAAGGATACAAGGGCGCAGTCGTAATCGATCCACCCGCTGGAGTCTTCTTCAACGTCGTTGTGTTGGACTTCGCCTCCCTGTATCCATCCATAATTAGAACGTGGAATATAAGTTACGAGACGGTGGACTTGAATGACTGCAAAAACATAAGAGAAGTGAAGGACGAGACAGGGAATGTCCTTCATAACATATGCTTTGATAGACCCGGGATAACTGCAGTTATAACTGGATTGCTGAGAGACTTTAGGGTAAAGATATACAAAAAGAAGGCAAAGCAAGCTAAGGATGCCGAGCAGAAAACTTTCTATGATGTAGTACAACGTGCAATGAAAGTGTTCATAAATGCTACTTATGGTGTATTCGGAGCAGAAAGCTTTCCACTTTATGCACCAGCAGTCGCAGAAAGTGTGACAGCACTTGGAAGATACGTAATTACCAGCACTGTTTCACACGCTCGTTCCTTAGGAGTTAAGGTCCTTTATGGAGATACGGACTCCCTCTTCTTGTATAACCCAACCCAGGAAATAGTGGAGGGCATGATAAAGTGGGTCAAGGACCAGTTCGGTCTTGATATAGAGGTAGATAAATCATATAAGTTCGTTGCCTTCTCGGGTTTAAAGAAGAATTACTTCGGGGTTTATCCTGATGGTAAGGTAGACATAAAGGGAATGTTAGTTAAAAAGAGGAATACGCCAGAATTTCTTAAGAAATCTTTCGCTGAAGTAAAAGATATCTTGGTAAAGGTAAATTCTCCTGACGAAATGAGGAATGTGAAGAAGGAAGTAACAGACAAGGTAAGATCAATTTACACGGGTTTAAAGAACAAGGACTATAACTTGGACGAACTGGCATTCAAGATTATGCTCTCTAGAGGGGTTGAGCATTACAAGAAGACTACTCCACAACACGTTAAGGCAGCAGAACAACTAAAGGAAGCTGGTGTTCAAGTCTTACCTAGGGATATAATTATGTTTGTGAAAGTTAAAACTAAGGATGGAGTGAAACCAGTTCAGCTGGCGAAGTTAAACGAAATAGATGCTGATAAGTATCTGGACGCTGTAAGATCTACCTTCGAGCAAATTTTGAAAGCTTTAGGAGTAAGCTGGGACGAAATAGCCTCAGGCTTATCCATAGATAACTTCTTCAGTAGTTTCTAA
- a CDS encoding class I SAM-dependent methyltransferase, giving the protein MSTEFFKDTHPELKRLGIEIPELEKRYPTLMRMGISHDDMIYLARRISPLLQDSEKILDLGCGNCLIATLINKITSKKIIVVDQWKEMSMERAIENMEIDKAGLELGKINEEDKLPYPDNTFDTAYSVMFLFNMPKEKRDFLLQEIKRVLKQEGKLIVVDNFIFRGKMKREFSSHNFDQTWYGEENAFSFFVLKNVKKP; this is encoded by the coding sequence ATGTCCACTGAATTCTTTAAGGATACCCATCCAGAGCTCAAAAGGCTTGGCATAGAGATACCAGAACTGGAAAAGAGGTATCCTACTTTGATGAGAATGGGAATCTCGCACGATGACATGATATACCTTGCTAGAAGAATATCTCCGTTATTACAGGATTCCGAAAAGATCTTAGATCTAGGGTGTGGAAATTGTCTAATAGCTACACTAATAAATAAAATAACATCTAAGAAAATTATCGTTGTAGATCAATGGAAAGAAATGTCAATGGAAAGGGCTATTGAGAACATGGAAATTGACAAGGCTGGCTTAGAACTTGGGAAAATAAACGAGGAAGATAAACTACCTTATCCAGATAACACCTTTGACACGGCTTACTCGGTTATGTTTCTTTTCAATATGCCTAAAGAGAAAAGGGATTTTCTGCTGCAGGAGATCAAACGAGTTTTGAAACAAGAGGGTAAGTTAATAGTGGTAGATAATTTCATTTTTAGAGGCAAAATGAAAAGAGAATTTTCGTCTCATAATTTTGACCAAACTTGGTATGGCGAGGAGAACGCATTCTCGTTTTTCGTTTTAAAAAATGTAAAAAAGCCCTAA
- a CDS encoding NAD-dependent epimerase/dehydratase family protein, translating to MILITGGAGYIGSHLTDALIEDGYDVTVIDDLSSGNYINEKAKLIKFDLRDGSQLKVDDVDVIFHLAANPDVRTSMIDSIDHFERDVKVTFNLLEIARKTDAKKVIFASSSTVYGEGRIPTPEWSEIKPISNYGLFKVLGEDMLKYYSRNYSIKGISVRFANVTGGRVSHGVVKDFIEKLKRDSSKLEILGNGRQRKSYIYIEDAVKSLTFLADYYNGNYEEFNVGNEDWITVNEIAEIIEKEMGIKPIHVYKDELEGRGWMGDVRFMLLDCMKIISLGWRPKFTSKETVRLAARDLLYGYRKRKD from the coding sequence ATGATTCTAATCACAGGGGGTGCTGGATACATAGGAAGTCACTTAACTGATGCCTTGATAGAGGACGGATATGACGTAACTGTCATAGATGATTTATCTTCGGGAAATTACATCAACGAAAAAGCCAAGCTGATCAAGTTCGACTTAAGGGATGGAAGTCAACTGAAGGTGGACGACGTAGACGTTATTTTCCATTTGGCAGCCAACCCTGACGTTAGAACGTCCATGATAGATTCAATAGATCATTTTGAAAGAGACGTAAAGGTTACCTTCAACTTGTTGGAAATAGCCAGGAAAACCGACGCAAAGAAGGTAATCTTCGCTTCATCCTCCACGGTTTACGGTGAAGGAAGAATTCCTACGCCTGAATGGTCTGAAATAAAGCCTATCTCCAACTATGGCTTATTTAAAGTTTTAGGGGAGGACATGTTAAAGTATTATTCTAGAAACTATAGTATAAAAGGAATCTCTGTAAGGTTCGCCAACGTGACAGGGGGAAGGGTTTCCCATGGAGTGGTGAAAGATTTCATTGAAAAGCTTAAAAGAGATAGTTCAAAATTAGAAATTTTAGGTAATGGTAGGCAGAGAAAAAGTTATATATACATTGAGGATGCGGTTAAATCTTTAACCTTTCTGGCTGATTATTATAACGGAAACTATGAGGAGTTCAACGTGGGTAATGAGGACTGGATAACTGTTAATGAGATAGCTGAAATTATAGAGAAAGAAATGGGAATTAAACCTATTCATGTATACAAGGACGAATTAGAAGGAAGGGGATGGATGGGTGATGTTAGATTTATGCTCTTGGATTGCATGAAAATCATATCGTTGGGATGGAGACCCAAGTTTACATCAAAGGAAACTGTAAGATTAGCCGCGAGGGATTTACTGTATGGATATAGGAAGCGTAAGGATTAA